The following is a genomic window from Candidatus Aramenus sp. CH1.
GGGTCTTAACAAAAGCGAGGAGTAATTTCTTCAGGTTATATTACTATAATGAAGATTTAGTGAAAAAGTTTCTAGACTTCAATAATGCGGAGATAGTCAAATATGAGTGAGACAAGTATTATATTACTTTATCTTATTTAAAAGTTGCATTTAGAGAATAATTTTTAAACCTTAAATACTATTTAATAATCGGTGTTTCTTGGTGTCGGAGCTTAGGATTTCTAAGACTTTGGATGTTAGGGGTATGTATTGTCCTGGTCCCGTTTTGGAGACTGCTAAGGCTATTAAGCAGATTAATGTTGGTGAGGTTTTGGAGGTTTTAGCT
Proteins encoded in this region:
- a CDS encoding sulfurtransferase TusA family protein, which encodes MVSELRISKTLDVRGMYCPGPVLETAKAIKQINVGEVLEVLATDPAAKPDIEAWARRTGNQILDIKQDNGVTRILIKRVK